CTGTGGAGCGAGATCAACATCATCCGCCTGGACGACCGCAACGTACAGTTCCAGCTCCCTGAACCCTTCGCCCCATTCATGGACTACCTGGCCCTCGGCCTGCTCCCCGAGCACCTGCTGCGGGGGGTGAGCGCCGGGGACTTGATCGACCACCCCTACAACCTGCAGCCCGTCGGAACCGGTCCGTTCCGCTTTGACCGCTTCCTGACGGATGATGGAACTGTGACCGGCGTCAGCTTGACGGCCGACCCCAATCACTACCGCCAGTCACCCTACCTGGAGCGGGTTGAGTTTCGCTTCTACGATAGCCAGCAGGAGGCCTGGGACGCCCTTGAACGGGGGGACATCCAGGCGATCGGGGGCGTGGGGGGCGATGTTCTGAAGCAGGCTCTCTCGGCCGACGGGCTCAATCTGCACAGCGCCCGCCTGCCAATGGCCAGCCTGGTGTACTTGAACACCCAGCACCCCGAGAAGACCTTTCTGGCAGACAAGCGCGTTCGTCAGGCCCTGCTGTACGCCCTCAACCGCCAATCACTGATTGACCGCGTGACCGCCAGCCAGGCTCTGGAGGCGGATGGGCCGATCCTGCCCGGAACTTGGGCCTACTCCGACAACGGCCTGCGACCGGAGTTCGATCCAATCCAGGCTGCCAACCTGCTCGAGCTCGCCGGCTGGGAACTGCCCACCGGCGCAACCCTTGGGTCGGATGAGTATGTCCGCGCCAAGGAAGACCAGCTGCTATCCTTC
This sequence is a window from Anaerolineales bacterium. Protein-coding genes within it:
- a CDS encoding ABC transporter substrate-binding protein; protein product: LWSEINIIRLDDRNVQFQLPEPFAPFMDYLALGLLPEHLLRGVSAGDLIDHPYNLQPVGTGPFRFDRFLTDDGTVTGVSLTADPNHYRQSPYLERVEFRFYDSQQEAWDALERGDIQAIGGVGGDVLKQALSADGLNLHSARLPMASLVYLNTQHPEKTFLADKRVRQALLYALNRQSLIDRVTASQALEADGPILPGTWAYSDNGLRPEFDPIQAANLLELAGWELPTGATLGSDEYVRAKEDQLLSFTLVHPNDDRHSQLAQAMRDYWAAVGVKVDLKAVEPEALLDDYLEPREYEAALTDLNLTRLPDPDPYPFWHDSQVENGQNYSNFSDRNISIWLEQARTTPDLGRRADLYDSFQHRFRDQVPALMLFHPVYTMAIRADVQGVTLGPLFDPSDRLANIADWYLIARRSAQPETPTPAAGG